A single region of the Bacteroides luhongzhouii genome encodes:
- the mutY gene encoding A/G-specific adenine glycosylase has product MNEFTKTIVEWYKENKRELPWRESADPYLIWISEIILQQTRVAQGYDYFLRFIKRFPDVRTLAAAEEDEVMKYWQGLGYYSRARNLHAAAKSMNGVFPKTYPEVLALKGVGEYTAAAICSFAYGMPYAVVDGNVYRVLSRYFGIDTPIDSTEGKKIFAALADEMLDKKHPAVYNQGIMDFGAVQCTPQSPDCLFCPLAGSCSALSKGWVTKLPVKQHKTKTTNRYLNYIYVRAGAYTFINKRTGNDIWKNLFELPLIETPVPLSEEDFLTLPEFRALFAPGEVPVVRTVCREVKHVLSHRVIYANLYEVTLSENLTSFSSFQKIKVEELEQYAVSKLVQTLLQAMDKH; this is encoded by the coding sequence ATGAACGAGTTTACTAAAACAATTGTAGAGTGGTATAAAGAGAACAAACGTGAACTGCCCTGGAGGGAATCTGCCGATCCGTATCTGATCTGGATTTCGGAGATTATTCTTCAACAGACGCGGGTGGCGCAGGGGTATGATTATTTTCTTCGTTTTATCAAACGTTTTCCCGATGTGCGGACTTTGGCGGCTGCGGAGGAAGATGAAGTGATGAAATACTGGCAGGGATTGGGATATTATTCACGTGCCCGCAATCTTCATGCCGCCGCCAAAAGCATGAATGGGGTTTTCCCGAAAACGTATCCGGAGGTGCTGGCTCTGAAAGGAGTGGGGGAGTATACGGCGGCAGCGATCTGTTCGTTTGCTTATGGCATGCCTTATGCAGTGGTGGACGGTAATGTGTACCGGGTGCTTTCGCGTTATTTTGGCATCGATACTCCGATTGATTCGACGGAAGGAAAAAAAATCTTTGCAGCATTGGCGGATGAGATGCTGGATAAGAAGCATCCGGCTGTTTATAATCAGGGAATAATGGATTTCGGAGCGGTTCAGTGCACTCCGCAGTCGCCTGATTGTTTGTTCTGTCCGTTGGCGGGCAGTTGCTCGGCACTTTCGAAAGGCTGGGTAACAAAACTTCCGGTGAAGCAACATAAAACAAAGACAACGAACCGTTACCTTAATTATATTTATGTACGTGCGGGCGCGTATACCTTTATAAATAAACGGACGGGCAATGATATTTGGAAAAATCTGTTCGAACTGCCATTGATCGAAACTCCGGTGCCTCTTTCGGAAGAAGATTTTTTGACTTTACCGGAATTCCGTGCACTCTTTGCACCGGGGGAAGTACCGGTGGTACGTACGGTTTGCAGAGAAGTAAAGCATGTGTTGTCTCACCGGGTTATTTATGCTAATCTATATGAAGTAACATTATCTGAAAATTTGACTTCTTTCAGTAGCTTCCAAAAAATAAAAGTCGAAGAACTGGAACAATACGCTGTGTCAAAATTGGTGCAAACCCTGTTACAAGCAATGGATAAGCATTGA
- a CDS encoding HU family DNA-binding protein — MTKADIVNEITKKTGIDKQTVLTTVEAFMDAVKDSLSNDENVYLRGFGSFVVKKRAQKTARNISKNTTIIIPEHNIPAFKPAKTFTISVKK, encoded by the coding sequence ATGACTAAAGCAGATATTGTAAACGAGATTACAAAGAAAACTGGGATTGATAAGCAGACAGTTCTTACAACAGTCGAGGCATTTATGGATGCAGTAAAGGATTCATTGTCTAACGATGAGAACGTATACTTGCGTGGATTTGGTAGTTTCGTAGTAAAGAAAAGAGCGCAAAAGACTGCTCGTAACATTTCTAAAAATACTACGATCATTATTCCGGAGCACAATATTCCGGCTTTCAAACCGGCTAAGACATTTACAATTTCAGTAAAGAAATAA
- a CDS encoding Rne/Rng family ribonuclease yields the protein MTSELVVDVQPKEVSIALLEDKSLVELQSEGRNISFSVGNMYLGRIKKLMPGLNACFVDVGYEKDAFLHYLDLGPQFNSLEKFVKQTLSDKKKLTSISKATLLPDLDKDGTVSNTLKVGQEVVVQIVKEPISTKGPRLTSEISFAGRYLVLIPFNDKVSVSQKIKSSEERARLKQLLMSIKPKNFGVIVRTVAEGKRVAELDGELRVLVKHWEDAMVKVQKATKFPTLIYEETSRAVGLLRDLFNPSFENIHVNDEAVYNEIKDYVSLIAPDRANIVKLYKGQLPIYDNFGITKQIKSSFGKTISYKSGAYLIIEHTEALHVVDVNSGNRTKNANGQEGNALEVNLGAADELARQLRLRDMGGIIVVDFIDMNEAENRQKLYERMCANMQKDRARHNILPLSKFGLMQITRQRVRPAMDVNTTETCPTCFGKGTIKSSILFTDTLESKIDYLVNKLKVKKFSLHVHPYVAAYINQGLVSLKRKWQMKYGFGIKIIPSQKLAFLQYVFYDTHGEEIDMKEEIEIK from the coding sequence GTGACAAGTGAACTAGTAGTTGACGTACAGCCCAAAGAGGTATCCATCGCCCTTCTCGAAGATAAGAGTCTGGTGGAACTTCAGAGCGAAGGAAGAAATATTTCTTTCTCTGTGGGCAATATGTATTTGGGACGTATCAAGAAATTGATGCCCGGACTGAATGCATGCTTTGTAGACGTCGGTTACGAGAAAGATGCTTTCCTTCATTATTTGGACTTGGGTCCTCAATTTAACTCACTCGAAAAGTTTGTAAAGCAGACTTTAAGCGACAAAAAGAAGCTGACCTCCATCAGCAAAGCAACCCTGCTTCCCGATCTTGACAAGGATGGAACCGTATCCAACACCCTCAAGGTAGGACAAGAAGTAGTGGTGCAAATCGTTAAGGAACCGATCTCCACTAAGGGACCGCGACTGACGTCGGAAATTTCGTTTGCCGGACGCTATCTCGTACTGATCCCTTTTAATGACAAGGTTTCTGTTTCACAAAAAATTAAATCGAGCGAAGAACGCGCCCGCCTGAAACAATTGCTGATGAGCATCAAGCCGAAAAACTTCGGTGTCATCGTCCGCACAGTAGCTGAGGGCAAACGCGTAGCCGAACTCGACGGAGAGCTTAGAGTCCTGGTTAAGCATTGGGAAGATGCGATGGTAAAAGTGCAGAAAGCCACCAAGTTTCCGACGTTGATTTATGAAGAGACCAGCCGCGCCGTAGGTTTGTTGCGCGACCTCTTCAACCCTTCTTTTGAGAATATCCACGTCAACGATGAGGCTGTGTACAATGAAATTAAAGACTATGTATCACTGATTGCGCCCGACCGGGCTAATATCGTGAAACTGTACAAAGGTCAACTTCCCATTTACGACAATTTCGGTATCACCAAGCAGATTAAATCATCGTTTGGTAAAACTATCTCTTACAAGAGTGGTGCCTATCTGATTATTGAGCACACTGAGGCGCTTCACGTAGTAGACGTGAACAGCGGTAACCGCACCAAGAATGCCAACGGGCAGGAAGGTAACGCACTCGAAGTAAATCTGGGAGCCGCCGACGAGCTGGCCCGCCAACTGAGATTAAGAGATATGGGTGGTATCATTGTCGTGGACTTCATCGACATGAATGAAGCCGAAAACCGTCAGAAGCTTTATGAACGAATGTGTGCCAATATGCAGAAAGACAGGGCACGGCATAATATTCTGCCGCTCAGCAAATTCGGGCTGATGCAGATTACACGCCAACGTGTACGTCCGGCAATGGACGTCAACACGACCGAAACCTGCCCTACTTGCTTCGGCAAAGGCACTATCAAGTCGTCCATTCTCTTTACGGACACTTTGGAGAGTAAAATTGATTACCTGGTCAATAAACTGAAGGTTAAGAAATTCTCGTTACACGTCCATCCGTATGTGGCCGCTTACATCAACCAGGGGCTCGTTTCCCTGAAACGGAAGTGGCAGATGAAATACGGATTCGGTATCAAGATTATTCCAAGTCAGAAACTCGCATTCCTGCAATATGTGTTCTATGATACACATGGAGAGGAAATCGATATGAAGGAAGAAATCGAAATCAAATAG
- a CDS encoding ATP-binding protein, whose product MSHKIYPIGIQNFEKIRNDGYFYIDKTALMYQMVKTGSYYFLSRPRRFGKSLLVSTLEAYFQGKKELFEGLAVEKLEKDWIKYPILHLDLNIEKYDTLESLDNILDKSLTAWEKLYGAEPSERSLSLRFAGIIERACKLAGQRVVILVDEYDKPMLQAIGNEELQKQFRNTLKPFYGALKTMDGCIKFAFLTGVTKFGKVSVFSDLNNLDDISMRKDYVEICGVSDQELHDTLDAELHEFADIRGVTYDKLCAELKECYDGYHFTHNSIGMYNPFSLLNAFKYREFGSYWFETGTPTYLVKLLQKHHYDLERMAHEETDAQVLNSIDSESTNPIPVIYQSGYLTIKGYDERFGIYRLGFPNREVEEGFIRFLLPYYANVNKVESPFEIQKFVREVESGDYNSFFRRLQSFFADTTYEVIRDQELHYENVLFIVFKLVGFYAKVEYHTSEGRIDLVLQTDKFIYIMEFKLNGTAEEALRQINDKHYALPFEMDERKLFKIGVNFSAETRNIEKWIVEEK is encoded by the coding sequence ATGAGCCATAAAATTTATCCGATCGGTATTCAGAATTTCGAGAAAATTCGTAATGACGGTTATTTCTATATTGATAAGACAGCATTGATGTATCAAATGGTAAAGACGGGAAGTTATTACTTCTTGAGCCGTCCGCGCCGTTTTGGAAAGAGTCTGCTCGTCTCTACCTTAGAGGCCTACTTTCAGGGAAAGAAAGAACTGTTTGAAGGGCTGGCTGTAGAAAAGTTGGAGAAGGACTGGATCAAATATCCTATATTGCATCTGGACCTTAATATCGAGAAATATGATACGCTTGAAAGTCTGGATAATATACTTGATAAATCGTTGACAGCATGGGAAAAACTATATGGTGCCGAGCCGTCCGAACGTTCGCTTTCTTTGCGTTTTGCTGGTATTATAGAGCGCGCCTGTAAGTTGGCAGGGCAACGTGTGGTTATTCTTGTCGATGAATATGATAAACCCATGTTGCAAGCCATCGGTAATGAGGAATTGCAGAAGCAATTTCGGAATACATTAAAGCCTTTTTATGGAGCGCTTAAAACAATGGACGGTTGCATCAAGTTTGCGTTTCTGACCGGAGTGACGAAGTTTGGTAAAGTCAGTGTGTTTAGTGACTTGAACAACTTGGATGATATTTCAATGCGGAAAGATTATGTTGAGATCTGTGGTGTCAGCGATCAGGAACTTCATGATACATTAGATGCCGAGCTTCATGAATTTGCTGATATTCGGGGGGTGACGTATGATAAACTCTGTGCGGAATTGAAAGAATGTTATGACGGCTATCACTTTACGCACAACTCAATCGGCATGTACAATCCGTTCAGTTTGCTCAATGCTTTTAAGTATAGAGAATTTGGCAGCTATTGGTTTGAAACGGGTACGCCTACCTATCTGGTGAAATTGCTGCAAAAACATCATTATGACCTGGAACGGATGGCACATGAAGAAACCGATGCCCAAGTCTTGAATAGTATAGACTCCGAATCGACTAACCCTATTCCGGTGATTTATCAGAGTGGTTACCTCACCATTAAAGGATATGATGAACGTTTCGGTATATATCGTTTAGGCTTCCCCAATCGTGAAGTGGAAGAAGGATTTATCCGTTTCCTGCTTCCTTATTATGCGAATGTAAATAAAGTAGAGTCTCCGTTTGAGATTCAGAAGTTTGTTCGTGAAGTGGAGTCTGGCGATTACAACTCTTTCTTCCGCCGTTTGCAAAGTTTCTTTGCAGATACCACCTACGAAGTGATTCGCGACCAGGAATTGCATTACGAGAACGTGCTTTTCATCGTTTTTAAACTGGTCGGCTTCTATGCCAAAGTGGAATATCATACGAGTGAAGGACGCATCGATCTTGTCTTGCAGACAGACAAATTCATCTATATCATGGAATTTAAGCTGAACGGCACGGCAGAAGAAGCATTGCGGCAGATTAACGATAAGCATTACGCTCTTCCTTTCGAGATGGATGAACGGAAGCTCTTTAAGATAGGAGTGAACTTCAGTGCGGAGACCCGCAATATTGAAAAATGGATAGTTGAAGAAAAATAG
- a CDS encoding iron-containing alcohol dehydrogenase → MNNFIFYSPTEFVFGRDTEAQTGALVQKYGARKVMIVYGGGSVIRSGLLARVEKALQEVGIPYCRLGGVQPNPVDTKVYEGIDLCRKENVDMMLAVGGGSVIDTAKAIAAGVPYAGDFWDFYIGKAIVAEALKVAVVLTIPAAGSEGSGNTVITKVDGLQKLSLRAPGVLRPVFAVMNPELTYTLPPFQTACGVADMMAHIMERYFTNTKEVEIGDRLCEGTLLAIIKEATTVMKDPENYGARANLMWCGTIAHNGTCGVGCEEDWASHFLEHEISAIYNVTHGAGLSVIFPAWMTWMTEHNVDKIAQYAIRVWGVADSADKKTVALEGISRLKAFFTSIGLPVTFKELGIENPDIDRLADSLHRNKGELVGNYVRLTKKDSKEIYRLAL, encoded by the coding sequence ATGAATAATTTTATCTTTTACAGCCCTACCGAATTTGTGTTCGGTCGGGATACGGAAGCGCAGACCGGAGCATTAGTGCAGAAATACGGTGCACGTAAAGTCATGATTGTTTATGGTGGCGGTTCTGTAATACGTAGCGGCTTGTTGGCTCGTGTAGAGAAAGCATTGCAGGAAGTGGGCATTCCCTATTGCCGGCTGGGCGGTGTACAGCCTAATCCGGTAGATACGAAAGTGTACGAAGGAATCGACCTTTGCCGGAAAGAAAATGTAGATATGATGCTTGCCGTGGGCGGTGGTTCCGTAATCGATACAGCGAAAGCCATTGCAGCCGGAGTTCCTTATGCCGGAGATTTTTGGGACTTCTACATCGGAAAAGCCATTGTTGCGGAAGCACTGAAAGTGGCTGTTGTATTGACAATCCCTGCAGCCGGAAGCGAAGGTTCCGGTAACACTGTAATCACTAAAGTCGACGGATTACAGAAATTAAGTCTCCGTGCTCCCGGTGTATTACGGCCCGTTTTCGCCGTGATGAACCCTGAACTGACCTACACACTTCCTCCTTTCCAAACCGCTTGCGGCGTTGCCGATATGATGGCGCACATCATGGAACGCTATTTCACCAATACAAAAGAAGTAGAAATAGGCGACCGCCTGTGCGAAGGCACCCTGCTTGCCATCATCAAAGAGGCAACCACCGTCATGAAAGACCCCGAAAACTATGGAGCCCGTGCCAATCTGATGTGGTGCGGAACGATTGCCCATAACGGAACCTGTGGCGTAGGCTGTGAAGAAGACTGGGCTTCTCACTTCCTTGAACATGAAATCAGCGCAATTTACAATGTAACTCATGGTGCGGGACTTTCCGTCATCTTCCCTGCCTGGATGACATGGATGACAGAACATAATGTAGATAAGATAGCCCAATATGCAATCCGCGTATGGGGAGTGGCAGATTCAGCTGATAAAAAGACGGTGGCCCTTGAAGGTATTTCCCGCCTGAAGGCCTTCTTTACTTCCATCGGTCTGCCTGTCACTTTCAAGGAACTCGGCATTGAAAATCCGGATATCGACCGTCTTGCAGATAGCCTGCACCGGAATAAAGGAGAGTTGGTTGGCAACTATGTCAGATTAACGAAAAAGGATAGTAAAGAAATTTACCGTCTGGCATTATAA
- a CDS encoding lysylphosphatidylglycerol synthase transmembrane domain-containing protein, whose translation MKNKYRNIFLAFGIIAVLIMIFTFDMDYQELWANLKRAGVYLPLILLLWLFVYLINTVSWYIIIRSSGKTGFSFARLYKFTVTGFALNYVTPVGLMGGEPYRIMELKPYIGIERATSSVILYVMMHIFSHFCFWLSSVLLYVCLYPVGWVMGVILGAITVFCLLIATLFIKGYRHGMAVAFVRMGSRVPFLKKKVLRFASVHKEKLENIDKQIALLHQQKKQTFYGALLLEYTARVVSCLEIWLILNILTTNVSFADCCLIAAFSSLLANLLFFLPMQLGGREGGFALAVGGLSLSGAYGVYAALITRVREMVWIVIGLALMKVGNFKQSKEKYNE comes from the coding sequence GTGAAGAACAAGTACCGGAATATATTCCTCGCCTTTGGTATTATCGCCGTCCTGATAATGATATTCACTTTCGATATGGATTATCAGGAGCTTTGGGCGAATCTGAAGCGTGCAGGGGTATATTTGCCTTTGATTTTGTTGCTGTGGCTATTTGTCTACCTTATCAATACAGTATCGTGGTATATAATCATCCGCAGTAGTGGTAAAACCGGTTTTTCATTTGCCCGGCTCTACAAATTCACGGTAACAGGTTTTGCGCTTAATTACGTGACTCCCGTCGGACTGATGGGTGGCGAGCCATACCGCATCATGGAACTGAAGCCCTATATAGGAATAGAACGCGCCACTTCTTCCGTGATTCTTTATGTGATGATGCATATCTTTTCCCACTTTTGTTTTTGGTTAAGTTCAGTGTTACTTTACGTTTGTCTGTATCCGGTGGGGTGGGTGATGGGAGTAATTCTGGGGGCCATTACTGTCTTTTGTCTGCTGATTGCTACTCTTTTTATAAAAGGCTACCGGCATGGGATGGCTGTGGCTTTTGTCCGTATGGGTAGTCGCGTCCCTTTTCTGAAAAAGAAAGTCCTCCGCTTTGCAAGCGTGCATAAAGAGAAGTTGGAAAATATAGACAAACAAATCGCTCTTCTTCACCAACAAAAGAAACAAACCTTTTATGGTGCTCTCTTATTGGAATATACCGCCCGCGTAGTCAGCTGTCTTGAAATATGGCTGATACTGAACATACTAACCACCAATGTCAGCTTTGCCGACTGCTGCCTGATTGCAGCTTTCTCTTCTTTGCTTGCCAATCTTCTGTTCTTCCTACCCATGCAATTGGGAGGTCGTGAAGGAGGTTTTGCCCTCGCCGTAGGCGGTCTTTCCCTTTCCGGAGCTTATGGAGTCTATGCCGCTTTGATTACCCGGGTACGCGAGATGGTCTGGATTGTAATCGGTCTTGCGCTTATGAAAGTAGGAAATTTTAAACAATCAAAAGAAAAATATAATGAATAA
- a CDS encoding phosphatase PAP2 family protein, whose product MPSKREALTVAVIMALFLLLTGIFIGLRSEHLLMAVLYLALFFAGLPTRKLAVALLPFAIFGISYDWMRICPNYEVNPIDVAGLYHLEKSLFGVLDNGLLVTPCEYFAAHNWPIADVFAGIFYLCWVPVPILFGLCLYFKKERKTYLRFALVFLFVNLIGFAGYYIHPAAPPWYAINYGFEPILNTPGNVAGLGRFDAFFGVTIFDSIYGRNANVFAAVPSLHAAYMVVALVYAIIGKCRWYVITLFSIIMVGIWGTAIYSCHHYIIDVLLGISCALIGWLVFEYVLMRIPAFKRFFERYYAYIK is encoded by the coding sequence ATGCCGTCGAAGAGAGAAGCCCTGACTGTGGCAGTCATTATGGCTCTTTTCCTTTTATTGACAGGTATCTTCATCGGGCTTCGTTCTGAGCATCTGTTAATGGCGGTACTCTATTTAGCCCTATTCTTTGCCGGATTGCCTACTCGTAAGCTGGCAGTAGCCCTGCTGCCTTTCGCCATTTTTGGAATTTCGTATGACTGGATGCGTATTTGCCCTAATTACGAGGTGAACCCGATTGACGTGGCCGGACTGTATCATCTCGAAAAGTCCCTTTTCGGAGTACTGGATAATGGTCTTCTGGTTACTCCTTGCGAATATTTCGCTGCGCACAACTGGCCGATAGCGGACGTCTTTGCCGGAATCTTCTACCTTTGTTGGGTTCCCGTTCCTATCCTGTTCGGTCTTTGTCTGTATTTCAAGAAGGAAAGAAAAACCTACCTTCGTTTTGCGTTGGTATTCTTGTTCGTCAATCTGATTGGTTTTGCCGGTTATTATATTCATCCGGCAGCTCCGCCCTGGTATGCCATCAACTATGGCTTCGAACCGATATTGAACACACCGGGCAATGTTGCAGGATTGGGGCGTTTTGACGCATTCTTCGGAGTGACCATCTTCGATTCCATCTACGGGCGTAATGCCAATGTATTTGCGGCAGTGCCTTCACTGCACGCGGCCTATATGGTAGTTGCATTGGTGTATGCCATTATTGGTAAATGCAGATGGTATGTGATTACCCTTTTCTCCATTATTATGGTCGGCATTTGGGGGACAGCTATTTATTCATGCCACCATTATATCATTGATGTATTACTTGGTATCTCTTGCGCATTAATCGGCTGGCTGGTATTCGAATATGTATTGATGAGAATCCCGGCGTTCAAAAGATTCTTCGAAAGATATTATGCGTATATAAAGTAA
- a CDS encoding CDP-alcohol phosphatidyltransferase family protein, whose translation MNYRDYLQQLIYKIINPLIRGMIKIGITPNFITTTGFILNVVAAGMFVYAGIYGGQNDLAIIGWAGGVILFAGLFDMMDGRVARLGNMGSKFGALYDSVLDRYSELMTFFGICYYLSMKDYFLYALIAFVALIGSLMVSYVRARAEGLGIECKVGFMQRPERVVLTSLGALFCGVFKDITAFEPILIMIVPLAFVALFANITAFARVRHCYKAMKE comes from the coding sequence ATGAATTACAGAGATTATTTACAACAGCTGATTTATAAGATTATCAATCCCCTGATACGCGGAATGATTAAAATAGGGATCACTCCTAACTTTATCACCACTACCGGATTTATCCTGAATGTAGTAGCGGCAGGTATGTTTGTGTATGCCGGCATTTATGGCGGACAAAACGATTTGGCCATTATCGGCTGGGCAGGAGGTGTGATTCTGTTTGCCGGATTGTTCGATATGATGGACGGACGTGTGGCTCGCCTGGGCAATATGGGTTCCAAGTTCGGTGCGCTTTACGATTCGGTACTCGACCGTTACAGTGAATTGATGACTTTCTTCGGCATCTGTTACTATTTGTCAATGAAAGATTATTTCCTTTATGCACTCATTGCTTTCGTGGCACTCATCGGCTCGCTGATGGTAAGCTACGTACGTGCCCGTGCCGAAGGCTTGGGGATCGAATGTAAAGTAGGATTCATGCAACGTCCGGAGCGTGTGGTGCTGACCAGTCTCGGAGCTTTGTTCTGTGGCGTTTTCAAAGATATCACAGCTTTCGAACCAATCCTGATTATGATTGTCCCTCTGGCTTTTGTTGCTCTGTTTGCCAATATTACGGCTTTTGCACGTGTCAGACATTGCTATAAAGCGATGAAAGAATAA
- a CDS encoding GtrA family protein, whose protein sequence is MISQKGGIFMFLRAQLSAQMATIADFLVTILLVRLFDVYYVYATLAGAIYGGIVNCVINYKWTFKSKGKKTHVAVKFILVWVCSVWLNTWGTYALTESLAKIPWVRDTLSLYFGDFFIIPKVVVAIIVALFWNYNMQRFFVYRNIDIRSLFGKRN, encoded by the coding sequence ATGATTTCCCAGAAAGGTGGCATCTTCATGTTCTTGAGGGCGCAGCTTTCTGCTCAAATGGCAACTATTGCAGACTTTCTCGTTACGATTCTTCTGGTCAGGCTGTTTGATGTCTACTATGTATATGCCACCTTGGCGGGAGCTATCTATGGAGGAATCGTAAATTGCGTTATCAACTATAAATGGACTTTTAAATCGAAAGGAAAGAAAACGCACGTTGCCGTAAAATTTATCCTTGTATGGGTTTGCAGCGTTTGGCTCAATACGTGGGGAACGTATGCGCTGACGGAATCATTAGCGAAGATTCCCTGGGTACGCGACACACTTAGCCTGTATTTCGGAGATTTTTTCATTATCCCTAAAGTGGTAGTGGCAATCATCGTTGCACTGTTTTGGAATTATAATATGCAGCGCTTTTTTGTTTACCGGAATATAGATATCAGAAGTTTATTCGGAAAAAGAAACTGA
- a CDS encoding phosphatidylglycerophosphatase A family protein yields the protein MKRPPFLPVFIGTGFGSGFSPFAPGTAGALLASIIWIALYFLLPFSLVLWLTAALVIVFTFAGIWAADKLETYWGEDPSRVVVDEMVGVWIPLLAVPNDDKWFWYVIAAFALFRIFDIAKPLGIRRMESLKGGVGVMMDDVLAGVYSFILLVGTRWVIG from the coding sequence ATGAAGCGTCCTCCCTTTCTACCTGTTTTTATAGGCACGGGCTTTGGCTCCGGTTTTTCTCCTTTTGCTCCCGGCACGGCTGGGGCGTTGCTTGCTTCTATCATTTGGATTGCACTTTATTTTCTCCTTCCTTTCTCTTTGGTATTATGGCTGACTGCCGCTTTGGTGATTGTATTTACATTCGCCGGCATTTGGGCTGCCGATAAGTTGGAGACTTATTGGGGAGAAGATCCTTCGCGTGTGGTAGTAGATGAGATGGTGGGAGTGTGGATACCGTTGTTGGCTGTTCCCAATGATGACAAATGGTTTTGGTACGTGATTGCGGCTTTTGCCCTGTTCCGTATCTTTGATATAGCCAAGCCGTTGGGCATACGCCGCATGGAAAGCCTGAAAGGTGGAGTAGGGGTAATGATGGACGATGTTTTGGCGGGAGTGTATAGTTTTATTTTGCTAGTGGGAACGAGATGGGTGATTGGCTGA
- a CDS encoding inositol-3-phosphate synthase: MKQEIKPATGRLGVLVVGVGGAVATTMIVGTLASRKGLAKPIGSITQLATMRMENNEEKLIKDVVPLTNLEDIVFGGWDIFPDNAYEAAMYAEVLKEKDLNGVKEELEAIKPMPAAFDHNWAKRLNGTHVKKAATRWEMVEQLRQDIRDFKAANNCERVVVLWAASTEIYIPLSDEHMSLAALEKAMKENNTDVISPSMCYAYAAIAEGAPFVMGAPNLCVDTPAMWEFSKQKNVPISGKDFKSGQTLMKTVLAPMFKTRMLGVNGWFSTNILGNRDGEVLDDPDNFKTKEVSKLSVIDTIFEPEKYPDLYGDVYHKVRINYYPPRKDNKEAWDNIDIFGWMGYPMEIKVNFLCRDSILAAPIALDLVLFSDLAMRAGMCGIQTWLSFFCKSPMHDFEHQPEHDLFTQWRMVKQTLRNMIGEKEPDYLA; this comes from the coding sequence ATGAAACAAGAAATTAAACCCGCTACCGGGCGTCTTGGCGTACTGGTAGTTGGAGTGGGTGGCGCGGTAGCTACCACAATGATTGTAGGTACACTAGCCTCTCGCAAGGGACTGGCAAAACCGATAGGATCTATTACACAGTTAGCCACAATGCGTATGGAGAACAACGAAGAAAAACTCATCAAGGACGTTGTGCCCTTGACGAATTTGGAAGACATTGTTTTCGGAGGATGGGATATTTTCCCGGACAACGCATACGAGGCAGCTATGTATGCCGAGGTTTTGAAAGAAAAGGACCTGAATGGAGTGAAAGAAGAGTTGGAAGCTATCAAACCGATGCCGGCTGCTTTCGATCACAACTGGGCAAAACGTCTGAACGGTACACACGTAAAGAAGGCCGCTACCCGCTGGGAAATGGTGGAACAACTTCGTCAGGATATCCGCGACTTCAAGGCTGCTAACAACTGCGAACGCGTAGTGGTGCTTTGGGCTGCAAGTACTGAAATTTACATTCCGCTGTCTGACGAACACATGTCACTCGCTGCTTTAGAGAAAGCAATGAAGGAAAACAACACAGACGTGATTTCTCCGAGTATGTGTTATGCGTATGCTGCCATTGCAGAAGGTGCTCCGTTCGTAATGGGTGCTCCTAACTTGTGTGTAGATACTCCTGCTATGTGGGAATTCTCTAAACAAAAGAATGTACCTATCTCCGGTAAAGACTTCAAGAGTGGTCAGACACTGATGAAAACCGTATTGGCTCCGATGTTCAAAACCCGTATGCTGGGTGTGAACGGTTGGTTCTCTACCAATATCCTCGGTAACCGTGACGGTGAAGTGCTCGATGATCCGGACAACTTCAAGACAAAAGAAGTCAGCAAGCTGTCTGTAATCGACACTATCTTCGAACCGGAAAAATATCCGGATCTCTACGGAGATGTTTATCATAAAGTACGTATCAACTACTATCCTCCCCGCAAAGACAACAAAGAAGCATGGGACAACATCGACATCTTCGGATGGATGGGCTACCCGATGGAAATCAAGGTGAACTTCCTTTGCCGCGACTCTATCCTTGCAGCTCCTATCGCTCTTGACCTTGTGTTGTTCAGCGACTTGGCAATGCGTGCAGGCATGTGTGGCATCCAGACTTGGTTGTCATTCTTCTGCAAGAGCCCGATGCACGATTTCGAACATCAGCCCGAACACGACTTGTTTACACAATGGAGAATGGTAAAACAGACATTGCGTAACATGATTGGTGAAAAAGAACCTGATTACTTAGCTTAA